DNA from bacterium:
CTTTGACCAGAATGCGGTTTTCGTCCAAGAGGGGGACAACATCGGCGATGGTGCCGAGGGCAACCAGGTCAAGATAGTTTTCCAGGTAGCCCCTCATTTGGGGAGAATCAGGGTTGATCTCTTCACGGTTTAAATCAAGGGAGGAAACCAGGGCCTGCCCAAATTTAAAGGCTACCCCTACGCCGGAAAGTCCCTGGAAAGGATAGGCACAATCTTTTCGTTTGGGATCAACTACTGCCCAGGCTTCCGGTAAAACAGCCGGCACTTCATGGTGATCGAGGATAACTACATCCAGGCCAAGTTCTGAGGCGGCCTTAATTTCTTCAAAATTACTTATCCCACAATCAACGGATATAATCAGGCTTATCCCGGCTGAGGCGGCCCTCTTTATAGTTTCAACTTCCAGGCCGTAGTCTTCACTGCCGGGCACGTAATATCTTACCTTGGCTTTCAACTGACGGAGTAGTCCGACCAGAAGGGCGGTGCCGGTCATGCCGTCCACGTCCTTATCTCCAAAGATGAGGATAGATTCTGAGCCGGTGACCGCTTCTCTAACCCGTCTGACTGCCTTTGACATATCCTTCAAATGGTAGGGATTGTAAAGCTCGTTCAAATCGGCATTCAAGAATCTCTCGGCCTCGTTAACCGTCCTTATACCCCGATTAAGCAAAACTTGAGCCAGGATGGGAGATATACCCAGGGCTTGACTCAAGTCAGTCTTTAGTCCAGAATCTGGTTCCAGAAATCGCCACCTTTTTCTCATTTTGAATTACAGATTTCGGATGACGGCGGTTGCCTCCCGTAATTCGAAATCAACTACCTCCGTAATATAATAACCCCCGGATTAATACTGATGAGACGAATTTGCCCGGATTTTTTACATCATTAGTGAAAATTTTGCGACCTGTGCGGTTATCAAATACATTGCAAACTTTTCCTTCGCCCCTACGGGGCTTAATTAATTTTCAATCTAATGTTCCGTAGGTTGAAACCTACGGCTAAATTCCTTTGGACCTTCGGTGCATATAGCAGTTTTTATTCAAAAGTGAACATCGAGTAAATGGATTTTAATACCTTTATCGGCAAATTAGACCTTAATGTAAAGTTGTAATCGTTCACTCAAGATTACACCCTCGCCACCACTTACATCCTCTCGGTAGAAAGCTGTCTTGTAATTGGTGTTGTCTCCATTTCTTCCAATAGCCTGCCAGCCAGAGGGATAGTTGCCATATATGTAATAGGCATTGTTGGATTGCTGAACAAAAAAATAAGCCCCCTGACCTTTTCTTAATTCATTAAACTCTTCAACTGATATATCCGCTCCTTCTAATATTCGCTTATTGGGGTATCTGCTTGACTCCTGGAAAATTTCTATAAGATGTTGCTAATGAAAGGGTTGATGCAGATAAGGAAATAATCTTTATAAAAATCAACAATTCTTTAAATTTCAATATGTTATGACTTAAATAGGGGAGTCAAGCAGATACCCTAATATTTCTTTTATTTTATTGTAAAATGCCTTTACTTCAGAAGCATTATCTTCTACTTCTCTTTTGGTAAGCCATCCTTCGTAAAAATTTGTGTGCAACATACCTGCCAAACTAAACTGTTTCCTCAAAATAGGCTCTTTTTCTTCTTCGGAAAGTTTATCTGCCGACTCAAATAGCCAGGCATGACCGTTATGCTGTATGCCTTTGGCAGTTGCCCAGGCCTTTAGTATTTGTGTTGCTCCTCCCCAATATTTCTCTCCTGCTTGACGCAAATCACCCGCTGCAAGCTCCTTTTCGCCTTGCTGTAAATATCTCTCTGCCTGAGCTATGTATCGGCTTACCTTATTGTCCTTTGTCGCCTTCATCTCTTTTTCTCCTTTTCTATCAATTTCTTTATTTTGGCAATGAATGCCTTGGTTTGTTCTGCATGCTCCTCTACTTGCTCCTTTGTAAGCCATCCTTCATAAAAATTAATATGTAGCATACTTGCTATACTAAACTGATTCATCAGCCTTTTATCGCCAATATCTACACAGAGTTTGCTTCCACCCTGGAATAACTTGGCATGGCCATCATGTTCCTAACCCTTTAATTCACAATATGCTTTAATAGCCTGAGTAGCTGCACCCCAGAATTTTTCACCGCCCTGCCTTAAATCCTCTCTGGCAAGTTCTTCTTTGCCTTGATCTAAATAGACATCTATTTGTTTCAAGTAATTTTCTAACTCTTTTTTCATTTTATAACCTTCTTTTTTATTATTTCTTTTATTTTATCACAAAATGCCTTTATGTCTGGTACTGCTTCTTCTATCTCTCCTTTTGTAAGCCAACCTTCGTAAAAATTTGGTAAGTGTTCAGCCACAAAGACACTAAGACACAAAGATTCATTATGGTTTTACTCCATACAAATACCTGTTATGGTTTTCTGCTAAATCCTCTGGCCCTTCAAAAAGACCTTCTCTTAATCTAAGCATAAACCTTTTTGCCTGGGAAAATCCTTGATTATGTTGAAGCCAATCTAAGATGATAGCTGAGGTAACCTCTGGCACAGGCTTTTTTTCACCTTCAGCCATCTTCCTTAAAACCCCAAATTCCTTTTTAGGGCATCGTTTCAAATCGCTACTTGAGAAGGGAGAGATCGGTTTACACTTTTTGTTCTCCAACCGGAACACAAAAAAGTCCCAAACTGGCTTTCAGAGCG
Protein-coding regions in this window:
- a CDS encoding PaREP1 family protein; this encodes MAYKGASRGACRTNQGIHCQNKEIDRKGEKEMKATKDNKVSRYIAQAERYLQQGEKELAAGDLRQAGEKYWGGATQILKAWATAKGIQHNGHAWLFESADKLSEEEKEPILRKQFSLAGMLHTNFYEGWLTKREVEDNASEVKAFYNKIKEILGYLLDSPI